GCCAACAACGATCGAAAATGGCCGACAGCATGGCCGACGTCTTGCATCAAATGCAAATGAGCACTTGGAGGTTTCCCTGAGCTTCGGTCACACTTCGAAACCAAAAGTGACCCTTACATGCTAAAATAGTTTTAGATTATCCCTTTAGACATGATTGATGGAGGACTTTCTTACGTTAAAGTCACAAAATCCAAACATTATTctattatttacaaaatttaccAAGCCATCGAAACCCTCAAAATCTTACATTGAAAGCAATGAACTGATATATTCGTGGGGCAAAGTTCCCACCACAGCTACAGAGTTCTTGTCAGCCACCATATATACCACTCCATATACCATCCGTACCTAGCCACCAAGCCATTCCTCAGCCAGCCACGTCATGCTCCGGCGACGTTGACAATGCATTGTCACGTCAAGTGAAAAAGGCATTCCACGACGACAGCCCACGACTTCTTTGCCAGGTCTCGGCTCAGACAGTATTCAAAAGCTGCCAACTGGCAACGGTTGAGTGCACTCAAAGAAAAATGAAGGGGATTAAGGAATATAACAGCAAAATTTGTATCTAAGTAAtagttatttataaaaaaatatataacatattatttacaatatatatatttaaaaattcatcaagccaaatcactttaaaaagataacataatttataaaataatttacttcCAATTCCTATTGAATGATaaatgggtaaaaataaattaaatcctcattgaataatattttgccCCGCCAACTGGCAAAGTGGCAGAGCGAAATCGAAACGAAACGGGCCGAGCCAAAAGGCGAGGGCCAtcaaaaagccaaaaaggtAGTCAAggcactaaaaaataatccaaAATCAATGGGGCGTTATGTATGGAAGGCGCTGGAGTGGCCGTAACGCCTTCATCCATTCAATTGGATTATTATGCGAAACTAAACCCAGAAAAAGCAGTAGAGAGGCCGGGGAAGGAGCTGCGTGCTGCGGAGGATGAGGAGCAACAAGCTGCGGGGCAATAAAAAGCACTTCAATTTGACCCACAGCCTcgcagaaaagaaaaaagcatTGGGCGGTGCTTCCCGGCTGGGTGGTACTGGAAGGTCATTAAGGGCCACAGGGTCTACCGCCAGCCACATATGGCCATGTCCGGGCGGAAGCGGAAAGTGTTTGCCAACTTAGCGCGTCGACCGCTGGGAAATCGCCGGGGATTTGAGGGGCAGGAATAAGGGGCGATTTGCACTTGTGCGAATTATGACTTGGCCGGTCGGTCGGTCGGTCGGTCGGTCGGTCAGTCGTCCATAATCGTAAAATTctataattgaattaaataaataagcttTGCCAGGGCCTCAGCTGGGAAAATATTGAATGCCCATGCCCGAACCCATATTTATGATGCCCTGcggttgttgtttttgtctcTTCGGGGGCAGGGGCCCATCACTTATGAGTTTGGTCAAGAGCAGGGAATGGAGTGACCAATGGCTCAGGGATCCCCCAAAATACacttgtatttatttgtataaatcGAAGGCCGCCTCAGAGTGATTAATTTAATGTagaattaaatattagttttacaaTGACTGTGAGCATAGTAACATAAGCTATTTTGCATACTTTCCACTTTCTAACCCTTAACTTTCCCCTCCCTTTATCCGCAGGTGCCGCCATTCGTCGCAGTCCCGCTGTTGATCTGTTCGAACAACATCAGGGCACCCACATATTACAGGTGAGATATGGTCGATATGGTAGCAAACGAGACGGCAGTAGGCCCTAAAAAGAAAGACGGATAGCCCGCAGCCATCTTGTGCATATGATCAAATTtacacagaaagaaaatcgGCCAATTGCCTACTTCCTCGAGTTATACATTATCCCTTTCTTACGTACATAAAAAGAGCTccctttaaattaatattgcaATACAAATTCCTTCTCCTTCAGTCCCTGGATGGCTTCGCCCTGGCTGTGGCGGCAGACGGACGCTTCCTGTACATCTCCGAGACGGTGTCCATCTACTTGGGCCTGTCGCAGGTGGAGATGACGGGCAGCAGCATCTTCGACTACATCCACCAGGCGGACCACTCCGAGATCGCCGAGCAACTGGGCCTGAGCCTCACAAGCGGCGGCGGAGGTGGGGGCGCCGGAAGTTCCAGCagcggaggaggcggcggagcCGGAGTGGGCATGGCCTCACCCACCTCGGGAGCCTCCGACGATGGCAGCGGCACACACGGTACGAACAATCCCGACGGTGAGTCAAGTCCGAGTTGTCGATGGACCAGGTGCGGGAGTGAATCCCTGGTGCCAGGGGGGATCCGAATGGATGTTAGAAAGTGGTTTTATGATATGTCCCAGAAGTCTCTTGGAGGTGGAAGAAGCAATGGAAAAGCACAAAAATCCCTGGACTTTTGAAATCGTGAATTAAGGTGtctcaaagtatgcaacagtatTTTGAATACTTCAATCTCTAGAGATATCCATGACATACCAAGAAATTCTCTGTGTCCGCCtactaaaaaatttgtataaagaATGAACCAATCTAATCAAAACTCTTTCCTACTCCACAGTTGCCGCCTCCATGACCCAAGCCTCGACAAGTGGCTACAAAGGCTACGATCGGAGCTTCTGCATCCGGATGAAGTCCACGTTGACGAAACGCGGGTGCCACTTCAAATCCTCAGGCTATCGGGTGAGTTTTCAGACCTTTTCGTTGCTGTCCACCAACAaactttctttgtttttattccaCCTAAGTTCTGtaatgttttgttatgttgttGCCCCGTAGACATATTTCTAACTGAATAGTTTTGGGGATTGTGATTTGTATGTTCTTATTTccgttttatttaatcttttcGTTGGCCCTAGGAGTTGTTTCTAATGTAAGCCTTTCGAGTAGCCGTAAGACTAACCCATAGAATCGTTTTCGGTTGTGTTGTGTAACCTGCAATACCTGCATTTTGTATTACGTATTACCATCCCATCCACTGCTTATCTACAGGCCAGCGATGCAACGAGCAATTGCAACAACGGTAACAATGCTAGTAACAATGCTAAAAACGTTAAGAATCCGGGCTCAAACTATTCGGTACGTATCAATTGAAATCAGTACGTTTGTATGCTAAAATGCAAGGCAAAATCAAAAACCTactcaaaattatttactgaGGAAATCgctttttaagtttttctacAATTTCGGCCataatttttgtgtttgctAAAAACAAAGAAAGGCAAAGCCACAGACTGATTTTAGATTGATCAGTATCGAATAACTGGTGCGGAAGCTGCTTCAATCATCCACCGATCAATGGCTCAATCAATCGATCGATCCACCATCCATCGCCGCATTCATCCCACGCTCCACAACATTCTTCAGTTTTGTTTACCATTTTTACACTCAAAAgctattgatttaaatttaaaatttgtttttgctgaGGGGTTCCACATAAATGAAGAAAATGTTTGATAGCAACATTTAATAACTACGCATTTTGATGGAACTTTCTTAGACACCAACCATACTTATGACGAACGTTATCGTCAAGAAagaaattcaataaaaaatctaCTCAATATTTAGGGGAAATATTCCTTTAAAACACTTTTCTTTGAGCGTAAAAGGTTCCATATCCTAGCCCAAGATTTCCTACCTCCATCACCAAATAGAAAGACTTGGAGCAAGTAGGATCCCCGACTAACCAAGTTTTGGCTTTACTTGGAACCTTTGcaggtggtgctgctgctgtgcaaGCTGCGACCCCAGTACACCTTCTCCCACAGCCGAAAATCGCAGCCCCCACTCCTCGGAATGGTTGCCCTGGCCATCGCATTGCCTCCGCCGTCGGTGCATGAGATTCGGCTGGAGTGCGACATGTTCGTGACCCGGGTGAACTTTGACCTGCGAGTGGCCCACTGCGAGCCAAGGTATGCCCTTGTCACTATCCTTCTAATCTGTTCTTAACTAATGAAGTGGCTTCCAAATCTTAGGGTATCCGATCTGCTAGACTACACGCCGGAGGACCTGGTAAACAAGAGCCTGTACTCACTGTGTCACGCCGAGGATGCCAATCGCCTGCGCAAGAGCCACTCAGATCGTAAGTATTTCCCTCATCAAATATCTGTAATGACAAGAAATGATACCATTTAAAAAACCAATGACAATATTTTATCCTTAAAATATGATCCAATTCGATATTAAAATCTAAGTATATTTCGGAACCCTAATTGGTTTACACTTCGTAAAACTAGTTCGAAGAGAGCAATTGTATAATTGTATCCTTCCCCTTGCAGTGATCGAGAAGGGTCAGGTGCTGACCGGCTACTACCGACTGATGAACAAGAGTGGGGGCTACACCTGGCTCCAGACCTGCGCCACCGTGGTCTGCAGCACCAAGAACGCCGACGAGCAGAACATTATCTGCGTGAACTATGTGATCAGGTGGGATTTAGATTAGGAAATCCCTAAGGTACAGCCCACTAACCAACAAACCTCTCCCCCTAGCAATCGGGAGAACGAGAACATGATCCTGGACTGCTGTCAACTGGAACCCAGCCCGGACAGCATAAAGCACGAGGAGGGTCTGGGCAACGACAAGAGCAGTGGGTCGCCAGGAGGAGACGCCAGTGGCGAAGGCAACTCGCACCTGAGTGCCGGCGACATGAAGCTCAACTCACCGAAAACAGATCCCGAGGGTCATTCGCATCGCGGCCGGGGACGCAGTGCAGCCGCCTCGCATGGCAGCAGCCTGAATAGCCTCACCATGATCAAGGACAGTCCCACACCGCTGGGCGTGGACATCGACACGGGGGTGCTGCCCACGACAGTGTCCACTCCGGTGCCAGCAGCCACGCCCAATGGCAGCAGCTCGGCTGGCGGAGTGCCGTCCACCAAGCGGAAGCGGAAAACCAAGGCCTCGCAGCAGGCCGAGGATCAGGGTCAGGATCAACAAGTGATTCCCGACCAGCCTCTGCCCAAACTGCCGGCCATGGAGCAGCGGGATCAGCAACCGCGCAGTCGCCTACCCTCGATTGTGGACGAGCAGCCCTCGTCGGCGGCGGATTCGGCGGTCAAGGATCTGGAGCAGGCCATGTCCAAGCACTTGCCCTCGCCGGCGGCGGTCGTATCGGTGGCTCCGTCCAACACGGACTTTAGCGCCGACTCCCTGctgaagcagcagcaacagcaacagcagcagcagctggatcCCAACGAGAAGAGCAGCACCATTCAGTGGATAGGAGCGCCCTACCAGCAGCCACCGGCGCCCATGCCGGCCACCGCTCTCCTCCGGCAGCTGTACGCCAACCGCGAGAGCGTGATCCGAGCGACGGCCAGGCAAACGCCCACCGGAGTGGGACCCGGCGTCTTCTACGGCGACCAGCAGACGGGTCCGCTGCCCACGCCGCCGGGCAGCGAGTCCTCCTACGAGAACCAATACCTGCAGCTGCACTCCGCCACCTCCGGAGGACATCCCGGGGCCCAGAAGACCTCCGCCGATGCCTTCACCAACCTGGTGTCCACCTACGGGGGCTACCACAGCTCCATCGACTACCACAACGCCATGACCCCGCCCAGTTCAGTGTCGCCGAGGGACTCGAACCAGCCAGGGAAGTCGGCTCCAGTCTTGACCTCCAACGGAGGCTACGACTACGCACCCGATCCGCTCCGGGGGCAGTATGCCACTTCCGCCGGCGACGGTGTGCCCGCCACTCTGCCGCTGAAGCCCCAGGCATCCTATACGGCCACAATGCACCCCTCgggcagcaccaccaccgAGGGCGGGGTGACCTACAGCAACCTCGACCAGCCGCAGTACTTCGCTCCGCACTCGAGCTTCCACCTCTACCACAAGGGCAGCCCGGCCAGCGGCTGGTACTCCACGCCCTCCTAGGTGACAGACGACCAGGGGCAGGTTGCGCAGTCCTGTCAGAACCAGTACCACCACCATCATCACCAGGATGCATCTGCGGCACCCAGTGGGAGCCAGGCGGCGGGGGAGCGATGGGACTTTGTGGGGGCGCTGGGCAAGGTGGCCAGGATGTTCTTCAGCGCCAGGAAGGGGAATCCGGGATAGGGGGATGTGCCTCGAAGGACTGGAGGAAATAAAGAAGTAGCAGAGGGATTGGGATGGATGCTTACTTATTTTTCGTATTCTATTGATATTGATattgtaaatcaaaaaattctCCCAGATCCCGAAAAGGGCGTCCCCGAAAGCAATCCTTAGGAGTTAGACTAGAGTTAGGCCAAACTAAAAGCGTTAAAGAAACATTCAATGTTGTTAAATAATTCTTAAGTCTGTAAATTATGAAACACACACTCCACACTCGGACACACTGAGACCCAATGAAATTATAGGCAAAATACTCAAGACGCAATTGATTTAAACAAAACTATGAgaactaaaaaatgtaaggCTAATCGTAATTAAAGTTAAAGATAAAGTAAGACTTGCATTGAGTGCCAAGGAGTAAGAGACCGAACAAAACGCGCTACAAGGAGAGCGAATCGAAAAGGAATCTCGGCTTGAACTAGACCCGCTCCCAACCCattgttattaattatttaaatcaattgtAGTTTTACCAGCACATTAACACGCATTACATAGGATAAGCTCCGTATGATATGTATACattaacatatatatttaaacatttttacaacaTATCAAATGCTTCCTCCTGTAGTTTTAGGATACCTTTAAACGACACTCGCTCTAGGATATTCATTTCGATTCGATCCCCAGCAAGTCGACTCGATTATTACCTCTAAGAGCTTCTCTAACGTTCGTCTCCTTTCGTTTCCTCCCTAttgtatatttaataaatacatcTAATAAAGTCTAGTTACAAATAAACAGAATCAAATGCAAGAgcaagaaaaagaaaagtgtaattaaattttgtataaacgCAAAGAAAGTTTCTCCCATTAAAGGCTTAAAATACCGAATATGATAACCcaaacttgttttatttttagtaggAAAGAATTCACCATCATATCGAAGTAGTCTGTGGCCTAAACTTCAACGCAAATCGATACCCCTTACGAACAAGTACTAAATTCCGTCTGCTTGTACCAGGCCTTCAATTTTACTGATTTTTAACgattttcacaatttttacaAATCTTCCAAATTTTTCGGAAACACTTTGACCCGATGAGTCGCGAGAACGTGGTCCAGCTGCTCTATGGAACGGCGATTCTGACCACGGTCATAGTGGCTCCGTTGGTCACGCTGCAGACGCACCTGGAGCCAAGGAAGAGACCCACCGCAAGTTTCCTTTACCCGGATATCCTGGTCACCGCTATCGCGTCTCTGGTGCTGACCAGCTTGGCGATGTCGCCCTATTTGATGTTTCCGTCGCGCTCGCTGGCGACGCACCCGAAGAAAGTCTTCCTGGCAATGGTGCCCTGGGTACTGATCTGCTGCATCAAGTTCGCGCTCAACGTACAGTTGCAACTCAGGGCCATCTCCCACGTGAAGGAGGGGAGCAACTCGAACAGCTTGGTCTTCGCCCTGGGCGCCTACTGCGCCATCTTTGGCCTGGCCGTGGAGCAGATGCTTCACTGGAGCGTCATCTACCACCTTGTGACCGAGGGCGTCGACACGACCGTAACCAACTTCCGCTGGCCGAGGCGAAACGATTAACATGCCAGATCTTTTATCAATTTATGTTACGGTTATGgacttttttgtatattattacTGCGAAGCTCCTGTGCCAGCTAATATATATACCAGTTCCATTATCACTTCTCAAATATCCCATAGTTTTAAAAAGGGTTGGTTTGAGATTTGTAAATGTATTTCGTTTTTGAGCTTGCTATTTACACTAGGGGAATGAAAACGTAGTTATGTTTAATAAAGCCTTTCCCAATTAACCTTTATATACATACGTATGTACAAGAACAGATTCTTAAACAGCTACGGTAAGCAtgtacaaaaaaagaaaaatcgaTAGTCAAAGAAAATATCTTCGGTGGAGTCCGAAGTTAGAACATCACTGCAAAGGATACACTTCTTCAGAGAAGGCTGAAGAAAGCTGATTTTGGcacaaaatacaaatttctCCTTTAAAATGATCTCTCCTGCACCCCTAACAATAGTAACATTGGTACAATTTTGGTATAAAACTCGTTACAAACTACGCGGCACTCGGTTCACAGAGGAAAGCCCTCGCCCCTAGGAAGCCTGCAGGACTTTCGCGTGACCCAGGACCACCTCCTTCACCACGTTTGTACTGGAATGTGCGAGCACCAGACTGCTCTCCACCTTGATCTGCGATTGACTTCCCACCGGGGCAGcaactggagctggagctgatGGTTGACTGGGATTGGTGGCTTCATGCTTGGCCTGGTGAACCTGCAGCAGGCCTTGATTGATGCTGGTGAAGCTGCACTGGTCGCACTTGTAGATGATATTGGACAGCTCCTGGTCAGGATGGCGCTTCTCGAGGTGAATCTGTCCAGGGagagtataaatatattaggGCGTTGCAGTAGTGGGGAATACGAGGTCTATCGAACCCGGAAGGCGGTGCTCTGGATGGCCCGGAAGTCGCAGTGGGGGCAGGAGTACCGCTTTCTCTCCTTGTGCGTGGCCAGGTGGCGCCTGAAGGCGTTGTGGTCGCTGGCCTCGTAGTCACAGGCCTCGCAGCGGAAGCGCTTCTGGTCCTGGTGGCTTCGCAGGTGCAGTCGCAGACTGCTCTTGGAGCCAAAGACGCGCTGGCACTCGGGACACTCCAGCTGCTCGTTTCGCTCCTTGCATAGGTGCTCCCTcagggtttttttttgcttgaaGGCAGCTCCGCAGTCCTCGCAGCGATGCATCACAACTGGATTGGCTTCTCCGCCGGCGAAACTCTGTTCGTTCGGCGGTTTGCCCATTCCCAGCCCCTGCGTGCGATGCAGTCGACGGTGGTTCTTCAGCTGCTTGGTGTTCTTGAACCCCTTGCCGCACTGCTCGCACTTGTAGTTCCGCTCCTCCGAGTGGATCTTCGAGTGGGTGTTCACCAGGCGTGAGTAGATGGGCGTCTTGAAGCTGCACAACTGACAGGAGTACAGCTCCATGTCAATCTGGTGCGTGCGCCACAGGTGCGTGTGTAGGCAGTTCCAGTTGCTGAAGTTGCTGGACTTGCACTCCGGACACACCATCGGTTGAGTGGAGCTAAGGGGTCCGTTGTGGCACCTGCCGTGATACTCCAGAGTGGCGGGCGACTTGAAGCGGAACATGCAGCCCTCCACGAGGCACTTGCCGCCCTCTGGCACTTGGTTGGGCCCCTGAGGAGGCTTCCTTTTGGCAGACGTTCCGCCAGAGTGCTTGGCTCCATAGGGACGTCCCCTGACGGAGGTGCCGCCCCCCAGTAGTGGTGGATCCACGGCGGTGGGAAGAAGATTGTTGGCCACATAGATGCGGGCGGGCTTCTCGGCTGCAGCCGTCACCTCGGCTGCCAATGGAACCAGCGGCGGAACAGGCAAGCTTCCTACGGTTCCGCTTTGAGCCACGGCTGATGTCCCTCCAGAGGACGTTACCGGGACCAGAGGTGGCactgctcctcctccgctTGCTGCTTCTCCTGCACTTGGTGCTACCTCCGTTGGTGTGGCGTACGACTGAGAAAAGTCCTTGTCCAGCAGGTCCTCTGCAGCTTGCGCCAAACCCTCGAGTGGCGGACCCTCGCTTACTTCACTGGGAGCAGGCAGCCCAAGTCCAGCTTCTGGCACAGCCTCCTCAATCCAGGGCCAGCACTCGAGGTCCTCTGCCAGGTCATAACCATCCTCGCTGGGCCAACTCCCGCTGATCGAGGGTTGAAACTCGCCCAGCGTTTGCGGTGGCCCTTCCAGCTGGGGGTCAGGCTCCAGAGGCGTCTGCTCCACGGGCGGCAGTTCCATCATGGTCATGGCCATCGGTTCCAGGTTGGGTACGATCAAGTGTTCCACTTCTGTGCGATTCATCAAGTTTAGTTCGTCTACTGTGCGAAGGTGCAAGGTACCTCTCTGCGGTGCCTTCAAAATGTCCACG
This window of the Drosophila biarmipes strain raj3 chromosome 3L, RU_DBia_V1.1, whole genome shotgun sequence genome carries:
- the LOC108027911 gene encoding protein trachealess isoform X5, translated to MLPYQAAVAMDYAGYQRQPTPGHPGGHMATMGSLGMPAVPFTHSWMVPTQDLCAMPPYNKMPGHQQPPGPGMHAQQQPLEPGILELRKEKSRDAARSRRGKENYEFYELAKMLPLPAAITSQLDKASIIRLTISYLKLRDFSGHGDPPWTREASSSSKLKSAAIRRSPAVDLFEQHQGTHILQSLDGFALAVAADGRFLYISETVSIYLGLSQVEMTGSSIFDYIHQADHSEIAEQLGLSLTSGGGGGGAGSSSSGGGGGAGVGMASPTSGASDDGSGTHVAASMTQASTSGYKGYDRSFCIRMKSTLTKRGCHFKSSGYRASDATSNCNNGNNASNNAKNVKNPGSNYSVVLLLCKLRPQYTFSHSRKSQPPLLGMVALAIALPPPSVHEIRLECDMFVTRVNFDLRVAHCEPRVSDLLDYTPEDLVNKSLYSLCHAEDANRLRKSHSDLIEKGQVLTGYYRLMNKSGGYTWLQTCATVVCSTKNADEQNIICVNYVISNRENENMILDCCQLEPSPDSIKHEEGLGNDKSSGSPGGDASGEGNSHLSAGDMKLNSPKTDPEGHSHRGRGRSAAASHGSSLNSLTMIKDSPTPLGVDIDTGVLPTTVSTPVPAATPNGSSSAGGVPSTKRKRKTKASQQAEDQGQDQQVIPDQPLPKLPAMEQRDQQPRSRLPSIVDEQPSSAADSAVKDLEQAMSKHLPSPAAVVSVAPSNTDFSADSLLKQQQQQQQQQLDPNEKSSTIQWIGAPYQQPPAPMPATALLRQLYANRESVIRATARQTPTGVGPGVFYGDQQTGPLPTPPGSESSYENQYLQLHSATSGGHPGAQKTSADAFTNLVSTYGGYHSSIDYHNAMTPPSSVSPRDSNQPGKSAPVLTSNGGYDYAPDPLRGQYATSAGDGVPATLPLKPQASYTATMHPSGSTTTEGGVTYSNLDQPQYFAPHSSFHLYHKGSPASGWYSTPS
- the LOC108027911 gene encoding protein trachealess isoform X7; the encoded protein is MLPYQAAVAMDYAGYQRQPTPGHPGGHMATMGSLGMPAVPFTHSWMVPTQDLCAMPPYNKMPGHQQPPGPGMHAQQQPLEPGILELRKEKSRDAARSRRGKENYEFYELAKMLPLPAAITSQLDKASIIRLTISYLKLRDFSGHGDPPWTREASSSSKLKSAAIRRSPAVDLFEQHQGTHILQSLDGFALAVAADGRFLYISETVSIYLGLSQVEMTGSSIFDYIHQADHSEIAEQLGLSLTSGGGGGGAGSSSSGGGGGAGVGMASPTSGASDDGSGTHVAASMTQASTSGYKGYDRSFCIRMKSTLTKRGCHFKSSGYRVVLLLCKLRPQYTFSHSRKSQPPLLGMVALAIALPPPSVHEIRLECDMFVTRVNFDLRVAHCEPRVSDLLDYTPEDLVNKSLYSLCHAEDANRLRKSHSDLIEKGQVLTGYYRLMNKSGGYTWLQTCATVVCSTKNADEQNIICVNYVISNRENENMILDCCQLEPSPDSIKHEEGLGNDKSSGSPGGDASGEGNSHLSAGDMKLNSPKTDPEGHSHRGRGRSAAASHGSSLNSLTMIKDSPTPLGVDIDTGVLPTTVSTPVPAATPNGSSSAGGVPSTKRKRKTKASQQAEDQGQDQQVIPDQPLPKLPAMEQRDQQPRSRLPSIVDEQPSSAADSAVKDLEQAMSKHLPSPAAVVSVAPSNTDFSADSLLKQQQQQQQQQLDPNEKSSTIQWIGAPYQQPPAPMPATALLRQLYANRESVIRATARQTPTGVGPGVFYGDQQTGPLPTPPGSESSYENQYLQLHSATSGGHPGAQKTSADAFTNLVSTYGGYHSSIDYHNAMTPPSSVSPRDSNQPGKSAPVLTSNGGYDYAPDPLRGQYATSAGDGVPATLPLKPQASYTATMHPSGSTTTEGGVTYSNLDQPQYFAPHSSFHLYHKGSPASGWYSTPS
- the LOC108027911 gene encoding protein trachealess isoform X2, whose product is MEHHGSGFVASPWAAVLGHHSMASDAGFAAAAAAAHVQNHSMHHPIHSHHHHHSHSHPHPHPHSHPHHHPHLGAAGGMPMDLHVPQGFPYYRYREDALCWGDRKSMEEIGAAQSSVNARILELRKEKSRDAARSRRGKENYEFYELAKMLPLPAAITSQLDKASIIRLTISYLKLRDFSGHGDPPWTREASSSSKLKSAAIRRSPAVDLFEQHQGTHILQSLDGFALAVAADGRFLYISETVSIYLGLSQVEMTGSSIFDYIHQADHSEIAEQLGLSLTSGGGGGGAGSSSSGGGGGAGVGMASPTSGASDDGSGTHVAASMTQASTSGYKGYDRSFCIRMKSTLTKRGCHFKSSGYRASDATSNCNNGNNASNNAKNVKNPGSNYSVVLLLCKLRPQYTFSHSRKSQPPLLGMVALAIALPPPSVHEIRLECDMFVTRVNFDLRVAHCEPRVSDLLDYTPEDLVNKSLYSLCHAEDANRLRKSHSDLIEKGQVLTGYYRLMNKSGGYTWLQTCATVVCSTKNADEQNIICVNYVISNRENENMILDCCQLEPSPDSIKHEEGLGNDKSSGSPGGDASGEGNSHLSAGDMKLNSPKTDPEGHSHRGRGRSAAASHGSSLNSLTMIKDSPTPLGVDIDTGVLPTTVSTPVPAATPNGSSSAGGVPSTKRKRKTKASQQAEDQGQDQQVIPDQPLPKLPAMEQRDQQPRSRLPSIVDEQPSSAADSAVKDLEQAMSKHLPSPAAVVSVAPSNTDFSADSLLKQQQQQQQQQLDPNEKSSTIQWIGAPYQQPPAPMPATALLRQLYANRESVIRATARQTPTGVGPGVFYGDQQTGPLPTPPGSESSYENQYLQLHSATSGGHPGAQKTSADAFTNLVSTYGGYHSSIDYHNAMTPPSSVSPRDSNQPGKSAPVLTSNGGYDYAPDPLRGQYATSAGDGVPATLPLKPQASYTATMHPSGSTTTEGGVTYSNLDQPQYFAPHSSFHLYHKGSPASGWYSTPS
- the LOC108027911 gene encoding protein trachealess isoform X1 codes for the protein MEHHGSGFVASPWAAVLGHHSMASDAGFAAAAAAAHVQNHSMHHPIHSHHHHHSHSHPHPHPHSHPHHHPHLGAAGGMPMDLHVPQGFPYYRYREDALCWGDRKSMEEIGAAQSSVNARILELRKEKSRDAARSRRGKENYEFYELAKMLPLPAAITSQLDKASIIRLTISYLKLRDFSGHGDPPWTREASSSSKLKSAAIRRSPAVDLFEQHQGTHILQSLDGFALAVAADGRFLYISETVSIYLGLSQVEMTGSSIFDYIHQADHSEIAEQLGLSLTSGGGGGGAGSSSSGGGGGAGVGMASPTSGASDDGSGTHGTNNPDVAASMTQASTSGYKGYDRSFCIRMKSTLTKRGCHFKSSGYRASDATSNCNNGNNASNNAKNVKNPGSNYSVVLLLCKLRPQYTFSHSRKSQPPLLGMVALAIALPPPSVHEIRLECDMFVTRVNFDLRVAHCEPRVSDLLDYTPEDLVNKSLYSLCHAEDANRLRKSHSDLIEKGQVLTGYYRLMNKSGGYTWLQTCATVVCSTKNADEQNIICVNYVISNRENENMILDCCQLEPSPDSIKHEEGLGNDKSSGSPGGDASGEGNSHLSAGDMKLNSPKTDPEGHSHRGRGRSAAASHGSSLNSLTMIKDSPTPLGVDIDTGVLPTTVSTPVPAATPNGSSSAGGVPSTKRKRKTKASQQAEDQGQDQQVIPDQPLPKLPAMEQRDQQPRSRLPSIVDEQPSSAADSAVKDLEQAMSKHLPSPAAVVSVAPSNTDFSADSLLKQQQQQQQQQLDPNEKSSTIQWIGAPYQQPPAPMPATALLRQLYANRESVIRATARQTPTGVGPGVFYGDQQTGPLPTPPGSESSYENQYLQLHSATSGGHPGAQKTSADAFTNLVSTYGGYHSSIDYHNAMTPPSSVSPRDSNQPGKSAPVLTSNGGYDYAPDPLRGQYATSAGDGVPATLPLKPQASYTATMHPSGSTTTEGGVTYSNLDQPQYFAPHSSFHLYHKGSPASGWYSTPS
- the LOC108027911 gene encoding protein trachealess isoform X3; the encoded protein is MEHHGSGFVASPWAAVLGHHSMASDAGFAAAAAAAHVQNHSMHHPIHSHHHHHSHSHPHPHPHSHPHHHPHLGAAGGMPMDLHVPQGFPYYRYREDALCWGDRKSMEEIGAAQSSVNARILELRKEKSRDAARSRRGKENYEFYELAKMLPLPAAITSQLDKASIIRLTISYLKLRDFSGHGDPPWTREASSSSKLKSAAIRRSPAVDLFEQHQGTHILQSLDGFALAVAADGRFLYISETVSIYLGLSQVEMTGSSIFDYIHQADHSEIAEQLGLSLTSGGGGGGAGSSSSGGGGGAGVGMASPTSGASDDGSGTHGTNNPDVAASMTQASTSGYKGYDRSFCIRMKSTLTKRGCHFKSSGYRVVLLLCKLRPQYTFSHSRKSQPPLLGMVALAIALPPPSVHEIRLECDMFVTRVNFDLRVAHCEPRVSDLLDYTPEDLVNKSLYSLCHAEDANRLRKSHSDLIEKGQVLTGYYRLMNKSGGYTWLQTCATVVCSTKNADEQNIICVNYVISNRENENMILDCCQLEPSPDSIKHEEGLGNDKSSGSPGGDASGEGNSHLSAGDMKLNSPKTDPEGHSHRGRGRSAAASHGSSLNSLTMIKDSPTPLGVDIDTGVLPTTVSTPVPAATPNGSSSAGGVPSTKRKRKTKASQQAEDQGQDQQVIPDQPLPKLPAMEQRDQQPRSRLPSIVDEQPSSAADSAVKDLEQAMSKHLPSPAAVVSVAPSNTDFSADSLLKQQQQQQQQQLDPNEKSSTIQWIGAPYQQPPAPMPATALLRQLYANRESVIRATARQTPTGVGPGVFYGDQQTGPLPTPPGSESSYENQYLQLHSATSGGHPGAQKTSADAFTNLVSTYGGYHSSIDYHNAMTPPSSVSPRDSNQPGKSAPVLTSNGGYDYAPDPLRGQYATSAGDGVPATLPLKPQASYTATMHPSGSTTTEGGVTYSNLDQPQYFAPHSSFHLYHKGSPASGWYSTPS